In the genome of Vibrio sp. CB1-14, one region contains:
- a CDS encoding EAL domain-containing protein — MFDIETPALQCEIGDWVMTQAVHQVSEWMKCGMDIQLSINVSSYQLDDINFTSRLRALLSQYKVPPSYVQIEILESSALELVERAQAVIERGFVA, encoded by the coding sequence TTGTTTGATATAGAAACTCCCGCGCTACAATGTGAGATTGGTGACTGGGTAATGACTCAAGCCGTTCATCAAGTGTCCGAGTGGATGAAATGTGGCATGGATATACAATTGTCTATTAACGTATCCAGCTATCAATTGGATGATATCAATTTTACCAGTCGCCTAAGAGCGCTATTGTCTCAATATAAGGTTCCTCCAAGCTATGTACAGATAGAAATTCTTGAATCGAGTGCTCTAGAACTGGTAGAAAGAGCTCAGGCGGTGATTGAGCGTGGCTTTGTTGCGTAA
- a CDS encoding IS5 family transposase, producing MPKPRYKTTNWKQYNKALINRGSLTFWIDEEAISEWKQSKQSKRGRPRQFSDLAITTALMVKRVFSMPLRALQGFLDSVFKLANIPLVCPHYTCISRRAKEVEVSFKTKTRGTIQHLAIDATGLKVYGEGEWKVKKHGTDGKRRVWRKLHLAVDTSTHEIIAAELSLSNVTDAEVLPNLLKQTRRRIIEISGDGAYDTRNCHDAIRIKRAVPLIPPREGAAFWEQGHPRNLSVGCQKLYGSNQNWKKRYGYNKRSLSETAMYRVKQLLGGRLSLRNYNAQVGETYAMIKALNKLTGLGMPETQYVV from the coding sequence ATGCCAAAACCTCGTTATAAAACAACGAACTGGAAACAGTACAACAAAGCCCTAATCAATCGTGGTTCACTCACTTTCTGGATTGATGAAGAAGCCATAAGCGAGTGGAAGCAAAGCAAACAGAGTAAGCGCGGCAGGCCTCGTCAATTCAGCGATCTTGCCATTACAACCGCATTGATGGTGAAACGAGTTTTCTCTATGCCATTGAGAGCGCTGCAAGGTTTTCTAGACTCAGTATTTAAGCTGGCTAACATTCCGCTTGTTTGTCCACATTACACCTGTATAAGCCGTCGAGCCAAGGAAGTTGAGGTCTCATTTAAAACTAAAACCAGAGGTACGATACAGCATCTGGCCATTGATGCTACTGGTCTCAAGGTTTATGGAGAAGGTGAATGGAAGGTCAAGAAGCATGGTACTGACGGGAAGCGCAGAGTCTGGAGAAAGCTGCATTTAGCAGTCGATACCAGCACTCACGAGATAATAGCAGCAGAACTAAGTTTATCTAATGTCACTGATGCAGAAGTCCTTCCTAATTTGCTTAAGCAAACACGTCGACGAATCATCGAGATATCTGGAGATGGTGCTTACGACACAAGGAATTGCCATGATGCCATACGGATTAAGCGAGCTGTTCCGCTTATCCCACCAAGAGAAGGGGCTGCCTTCTGGGAACAAGGACACCCTCGCAATTTATCGGTAGGTTGCCAAAAGCTCTACGGCTCCAACCAGAACTGGAAAAAGCGGTATGGTTATAACAAGCGTTCACTCTCAGAAACAGCCATGTATCGTGTGAAGCAGTTGCTAGGAGGTAGATTAAGCCTGAGAAATTACAATGCTCAGGTAGGTGAAACCTACGCCATGATTAAAGCACTGAACAAGCTTACAGGGCTTGGTATGCCTGAAACTCAGTATGTTGTATAA
- a CDS encoding GmrSD restriction endonuclease domain-containing protein: MKAYFQYLLLALSGASFSSHSENVAEDLWRGLVVAPENRCSDYNKKKQYPYRASLETDIIGEMDGKIYGPYSGSYFSSAKNTDIEHIVAAAEGHDSGLCDASTQTRKDFASDLLNLTLASAKVNRCSKQGKCDKDAASWLPEVNQCWYANRVVMIKRKYSLTVDDAEKQALEWLCCVIRTENQTA; this comes from the coding sequence ATGAAAGCATACTTTCAATATTTACTACTGGCATTGAGCGGCGCTTCGTTTAGCTCTCACTCTGAGAATGTGGCCGAGGACTTATGGCGAGGGCTGGTTGTCGCACCAGAAAATCGCTGCTCCGACTATAACAAGAAAAAACAATATCCTTATCGAGCATCTTTGGAAACGGACATCATTGGTGAGATGGACGGTAAGATCTATGGCCCGTATAGCGGTAGCTATTTCTCTTCAGCGAAGAATACCGATATCGAACACATAGTTGCGGCTGCAGAGGGGCATGATAGCGGACTTTGCGATGCGTCTACTCAAACAAGGAAAGACTTCGCGTCTGATCTATTGAACCTGACTTTGGCGTCCGCTAAAGTCAATCGATGTAGCAAGCAAGGCAAATGCGATAAAGATGCTGCGAGTTGGCTTCCCGAAGTCAATCAATGCTGGTATGCGAACAGAGTAGTTATGATTAAGCGTAAATATTCTCTGACTGTCGACGATGCAGAAAAGCAGGCATTAGAGTGGCTTTGTTGCGTAATTCGGACAGAAAACCAAACTGCCTGA